A genomic window from Acidimicrobiia bacterium includes:
- a CDS encoding transcriptional repressor, which yields MQSVIELVSLLRSGGGRITPQRVAVLEAISGNHSHPTIDEIFAKVSKDQPTLSLKTVYQIVSDLDTLGAINLIDLGMGQLRVDPYVEDDHDHFVCSECKSVYDVLRNEDYINNKISEYGKIDKTEVIYKGICKSCAKRM from the coding sequence ATGCAATCAGTTATTGAACTCGTGAGTTTATTAAGAAGTGGCGGTGGACGTATTACTCCACAACGCGTAGCTGTTTTAGAGGCTATTTCTGGTAACCACAGTCATCCTACAATTGATGAGATCTTCGCAAAAGTATCAAAAGATCAGCCAACACTATCTTTAAAGACTGTTTATCAGATAGTCAGCGATTTAGATACGCTTGGAGCTATTAATTTAATAGATTTGGGGATGGGGCAACTAAGAGTAGATCCATACGTTGAAGATGATCATGACCACTTTGTCTGCTCCGAATGTAAATCAGTCTATGATGTTTTAAGAAACGAAGATTATATAAATAATAAAATATCAGAATATGGAAAAATTGATAAAACCGAAGTGATTTATAAAGGGATTTGTAAGTCATGTGCGAAAAGAATGTAA
- a CDS encoding lytic transglycosylase domain-containing protein: MPTYNGMQKRVSIRTIIINIMLISIFVTIACVNVSPSYADGFVPKSTPDSFPLLDARLIGMPIKKTELATALISYSKAEAELSALTKNQNSLLDQSVVLQPELIVATDNLAARKLQLSNIQNSLNSIVISQYQKSSDAYKESNENIVDVQRRASQADQVLFYLKKKMDKTKKRVDDANSYKVKIDNKVTEINNILKTISADMLAKQKEVNSTKSIVGSVLPVASLDGFDIPVLTMDSYLRAEKTIAQNNPTCAIPWWLIAGIGRAESNHGRFGGAVISANGTVTPSIIGVPLNGQGFAAIRDTDKGLYDGDTEWDRAVGVMQFIPGTWNRWKGDGNGDGLFDPQNLYDGALATAQYLCSSAPNLTNDEYRRQAVYAYNHSNSYVDFVLAKGHEYELLGAPRLNPMPIVAAPVIENVAP; this comes from the coding sequence TTGCCGACATATAATGGGATGCAAAAAAGAGTTTCTATCAGAACAATCATTATTAATATCATGCTGATAAGCATATTTGTAACTATCGCCTGTGTAAATGTCTCGCCTTCATATGCTGATGGTTTTGTTCCTAAATCTACACCAGATTCATTCCCACTTTTAGATGCTCGATTAATAGGTATGCCGATTAAGAAGACCGAGCTTGCAACAGCACTGATTAGCTATTCAAAAGCCGAGGCAGAATTATCTGCTTTAACAAAAAATCAGAATTCTCTATTAGATCAATCTGTTGTGTTACAACCAGAATTAATTGTTGCCACAGATAATCTAGCTGCAAGAAAACTGCAATTATCTAATATACAAAATTCTCTTAATTCAATAGTAATATCGCAATATCAAAAAAGCTCTGATGCCTACAAGGAGTCAAATGAAAATATTGTTGATGTTCAAAGACGTGCTTCGCAGGCTGATCAAGTTTTGTTCTATTTAAAAAAGAAAATGGATAAAACAAAAAAACGCGTTGATGATGCCAATTCATATAAGGTAAAAATAGATAATAAAGTAACAGAAATTAATAATATTTTAAAAACTATATCTGCTGATATGTTAGCTAAACAAAAAGAAGTTAACTCTACCAAAAGTATAGTTGGGTCAGTATTGCCAGTAGCTTCACTCGATGGCTTTGACATACCAGTTCTGACAATGGACTCATATTTACGAGCAGAGAAAACTATTGCACAGAATAATCCTACATGTGCTATTCCGTGGTGGCTGATAGCCGGTATTGGTAGGGCTGAATCTAATCATGGCAGATTCGGTGGAGCTGTTATTAGTGCAAACGGAACAGTTACTCCAAGCATTATAGGTGTGCCTCTTAACGGTCAGGGCTTCGCTGCAATTCGTGACACAGATAAAGGTTTATATGATGGCGACACTGAATGGGATCGAGCAGTGGGAGTTATGCAGTTTATACCTGGCACTTGGAATAGATGGAAAGGCGATGGCAATGGTGATGGATTATTTGACCCTCAAAATCTTTATGATGGAGCACTAGCAACAGCTCAGTATTTATGTTCTTCTGCTCCGAATTTAACTAATGATGAATATAGAAGACAAGCCGTCTATGCCTATAATCATTCAAATTCTTATGTTGATTTTGTGTTAGCAAAAGGTCATGAGTATGAGTTATTAGGGGCTCCAAGATTAAATCCTATGCCTATTGTAGCTGCTCCTGTAATCGAAAACGTCGCCCCATAA
- a CDS encoding rubrerythrin family protein has protein sequence MTLKGTSTEENLKEAFAGESQANRRYLYFAQKADVEGYPDVAAVFRSTAEGETGHAFGHFDFLAEDCGDPATGEPVGSSEDNLKSAVVGETYEYSEMYPGFAKTARDEGFDEVAEWFETLARAETSHAGRFAKALENLDA, from the coding sequence ATGACCCTAAAAGGAACATCAACAGAAGAAAACTTAAAAGAAGCATTTGCTGGAGAAAGCCAAGCAAATAGAAGGTATCTGTATTTTGCCCAGAAAGCTGATGTAGAAGGATACCCAGATGTTGCAGCAGTATTTCGTTCAACAGCAGAAGGTGAGACTGGGCATGCTTTTGGCCATTTTGACTTTTTAGCAGAGGATTGTGGAGACCCAGCTACTGGAGAACCTGTTGGTTCATCAGAAGATAATCTTAAATCTGCAGTAGTAGGTGAAACTTATGAATACAGTGAGATGTACCCTGGTTTTGCAAAAACCGCAAGAGATGAAGGTTTTGACGAAGTGGCAGAATGGTTCGAAACATTAGCGCGCGCCGAAACAAGCCATGCTGGTCGTTTTGCGAAAGCATTAGAAAACTTAGACGCATAA
- a CDS encoding helix-turn-helix domain-containing protein yields MLSFLLIMRYINDDMSDFSGKALIAAGRMIKAKRRQLNISQEEAARLAGISVGTWSLLERGIHRPKPNTAEQIEEVLQWDDNRLQKICVQKEDNKELMMEFGNRVRARRRELGLSRQSASFQAGISVSGWQHIERGRIRPRPHTAKRIAEVLEWELDEFALLHEHPVPPSTIPGLSEVQTKRLVDFGEKIRKARKRADLTQISAAKKVNLSNATWSPLERGRVRPVLSTLLKICSLFNWDYREYADLVAPNSGASMIFLDNKMQELEVNSIPGTSLNAHISYNGAEYYTTIDDKYKNITEELLNQDSNRASNE; encoded by the coding sequence ATGCTTTCATTTTTATTAATTATGCGTTACATTAATGATGATATGTCGGATTTTTCAGGAAAAGCATTAATTGCCGCAGGGCGGATGATAAAGGCAAAAAGACGTCAACTTAATATTAGCCAAGAAGAGGCAGCCCGACTTGCAGGTATAAGTGTTGGCACTTGGAGTCTTTTAGAACGTGGTATCCATAGGCCAAAACCAAATACAGCTGAACAAATTGAAGAAGTATTGCAGTGGGATGATAATCGTTTACAAAAGATATGTGTTCAAAAAGAAGATAATAAAGAATTAATGATGGAGTTTGGAAATAGAGTTAGAGCAAGAAGAAGAGAACTTGGTCTCTCACGTCAATCAGCATCCTTCCAAGCGGGCATCAGTGTTTCGGGATGGCAACATATTGAACGTGGAAGAATTCGACCACGTCCACATACAGCTAAACGAATTGCAGAAGTACTCGAATGGGAGCTTGATGAATTTGCATTATTGCATGAACATCCAGTTCCCCCATCTACGATTCCTGGACTAAGTGAAGTTCAAACGAAACGTCTTGTAGATTTTGGTGAAAAAATTCGTAAAGCGAGAAAACGTGCGGACTTGACTCAAATTTCAGCGGCAAAAAAAGTCAATCTCAGTAATGCAACTTGGTCACCTTTAGAAAGAGGAAGAGTCCGCCCAGTATTATCAACACTCTTAAAAATTTGTTCACTCTTTAATTGGGACTATCGGGAATATGCAGATTTAGTTGCACCAAATTCTGGAGCATCTATGATTTTTCTAGATAATAAAATGCAGGAGCTCGAAGTTAATAGTATTCCAGGCACATCACTAAATGCACATATTAGTTATAATGGTGCAGAATACTATACAACGATAGATGATAAGTATAAAAATATTACAGAAGAGTTACTAAATCAAGACTCAAATCGCGCTTCCAACGAGTAA
- a CDS encoding tetratricopeptide repeat protein yields the protein MSETFFNNDTVDFGGFILKSARETEANGDMRSASKTYAHAWRAGASANNLEISSISRLELFSVVLLINDLVFTSVLYRDLISTFSLDNRFHSACAHYDLGKLYRNSWENNEILNPSDATKHLLAAKDEFFDLNELRNTACVEMDLAHIYMHIDKIEHATELLSSARNKWEELSELNGMAESALSLGDCNTLIGKNEVAEKFYRQASNEFDQAGNNLMKLTDRNSN from the coding sequence TTGAGCGAAACATTTTTCAATAATGATACTGTAGATTTTGGTGGATTTATACTTAAATCAGCACGTGAGACTGAAGCAAATGGAGATATGAGATCTGCTTCAAAAACATATGCCCATGCTTGGCGTGCTGGCGCATCGGCAAATAATTTAGAGATTTCAAGTATTTCACGTTTAGAACTTTTCTCAGTTGTATTATTAATAAACGATTTGGTATTTACTTCAGTTTTATATAGAGATCTTATTTCAACTTTTTCATTAGATAATAGATTTCATTCTGCATGTGCTCACTATGATTTAGGAAAGCTATACCGCAATTCATGGGAAAATAATGAAATACTAAATCCATCAGATGCGACTAAACATTTATTAGCTGCAAAAGATGAGTTTTTTGATCTAAACGAATTGAGAAATACAGCGTGCGTCGAAATGGATCTTGCTCATATATATATGCACATAGATAAAATTGAACATGCTACTGAATTGCTCAGTTCAGCAAGGAACAAATGGGAAGAACTTTCTGAATTAAATGGGATGGCTGAATCTGCTTTAAGTTTGGGTGACTGCAATACATTAATAGGAAAGAACGAAGTAGCCGAAAAGTTTTATAGACAGGCATCAAATGAATTTGACCAAGCTGGCAACAATCTGATGAAACTAACTGATCGTAATTCTAATTAA
- a CDS encoding GGDEF domain-containing protein, which produces MKTILENSRTTRLGATAIIFMMSLLSSFIPDFYKSSGAIILISTALFAWQIFESILKNIKTGIISLSVSALLSCSLISLTIINSTNPKDLEAFTIAVVYSFLTLFCISIENNRSYFWIFFTLIIISCTASNYLYNESKNTTLISILLALSLACFGFIVHSNYIPLLKKLDIAKNRADVMTTITKFSREFHTREPEEVIRNIVSVTKQLGYISAAIVSFDRRSKIVEDGVKINDLLLYAEKASSLRRVVIESAKSHNNSQQNDIASAPIWFNSRYSAALIVQSAANKKITDNDSAALELLADQAGRALENAVKTQSDRRAVERLLDESQRDKLTNIGNRRYADMMISTMEPGDVLAMIDIDGLKSTNDRFGHDAGDELLKSVGTFFQEQIRVPDLCARLGGDEFIILLKGAKSGAPQILNRLIKMWQEKQIYETTLSIGMSVHWPHREINETIKAADSALYQAKREGKNRLITAS; this is translated from the coding sequence GTGAAAACTATATTAGAGAACTCGCGTACGACAAGGCTTGGTGCCACAGCTATCATTTTCATGATGTCGCTTTTAAGCAGTTTCATTCCTGATTTTTATAAATCTTCTGGCGCCATAATCTTAATATCTACTGCGCTATTTGCATGGCAGATATTTGAATCTATATTAAAAAATATAAAAACAGGAATCATATCTTTATCTGTTTCTGCATTATTATCCTGTTCATTAATATCTTTAACAATTATTAATTCAACTAACCCGAAAGATTTAGAAGCATTTACCATAGCTGTCGTATATTCATTTTTAACATTATTTTGTATTAGTATAGAAAACAACAGGTCATATTTTTGGATCTTTTTCACATTAATAATCATTTCATGTACGGCATCAAATTATTTATACAACGAAAGTAAGAATACGACATTAATTTCTATATTATTAGCATTGTCTTTAGCATGTTTTGGATTCATTGTGCATTCCAACTATATTCCACTTTTGAAAAAATTAGATATCGCCAAAAATAGAGCCGACGTTATGACAACAATTACAAAATTCTCACGAGAATTTCACACCCGTGAGCCTGAAGAAGTTATACGCAATATTGTCTCTGTAACAAAACAATTAGGATATATTTCTGCTGCTATTGTTTCCTTCGATCGTAGAAGTAAAATTGTCGAAGATGGCGTTAAAATTAATGATTTGTTACTATATGCTGAAAAGGCATCATCATTGAGAAGAGTGGTTATTGAATCAGCAAAGAGTCATAATAATTCACAGCAAAATGATATTGCATCTGCACCAATCTGGTTTAATTCCAGATATAGCGCGGCATTGATAGTACAGTCAGCAGCAAACAAGAAAATAACAGATAATGATTCTGCTGCATTAGAACTATTAGCTGATCAAGCTGGTAGAGCATTAGAAAATGCTGTAAAAACACAAAGTGATAGAAGAGCTGTTGAACGTTTACTCGATGAGAGCCAAAGAGATAAATTAACAAATATCGGAAATAGACGTTATGCGGATATGATGATATCCACAATGGAACCTGGTGATGTACTAGCCATGATTGATATTGATGGCTTAAAATCTACTAACGATAGATTTGGCCATGATGCAGGCGATGAATTATTAAAATCCGTTGGAACATTCTTCCAGGAACAAATTCGTGTACCAGATTTATGTGCCCGATTAGGTGGTGATGAATTTATAATTTTACTAAAAGGTGCTAAATCAGGGGCTCCGCAGATTTTAAACCGTCTCATTAAAATGTGGCAAGAAAAACAAATATATGAGACTACCCTTTCTATAGGTATGAGTGTTCATTGGCCTCACAGGGAGATTAATGAGACTATAAAAGCTGCTGATTCTGCACTCTACCAGGCAAAACGAGAAGGTAAAAACCGTCTTATAACAGCGAGTTAA
- a CDS encoding Ppx/GppA family phosphatase, with product MRVCAIDCGSNSFHLLIADVERKDQFEIIVEDKSLLYLGAEVATSGEISKSSLLRAKRVIRHYKTLILRHNVEVVKCVATSAIRSANNGDLVIKSLTKTLGHEIKVISGVTEAELIFRGISAVSSLPETRVLNVDMGGGSLELMVGQRNFLEYATSEPLGASRLSRTLKVCDPLSKEDIKEIEKQCSKYFIDFKKHFSKSSFSNIVVSSGTLNNLVTMARSMTDSYVPATNSNVSASSSELKIICDLLISSNKKDRNKIIGYDNNRDEYIQTAAVICNYISTMALDDSPWYSSSFALREGLVLKVGDEIFKEEYTSQKDIANATINTIDKKLLALERTIIANNKKSKVNIYEHGQYVAKLTSIVFSELSELHTLDNNELDILEYAARLHDLGETISRTKHDVHGAYILFNTPLPGFSPNEATMLRSIVRCHRTKNPKTSDKYVGRLNDKDLEKAKWLIAILRIADGADAGKSNLVENIKISIKPDVIYIYLFSKFDLELEVYSTRRKRLLLEELSNRDVIVSQSEY from the coding sequence ATGAGAGTATGCGCCATTGACTGTGGTAGTAATTCATTCCATTTACTAATTGCTGATGTTGAAAGAAAAGATCAATTTGAAATAATTGTAGAAGATAAATCGCTTCTATATTTAGGCGCGGAAGTAGCAACTAGTGGAGAGATATCGAAATCTAGCTTATTGCGCGCGAAAAGAGTTATACGACATTATAAGACTCTAATATTAAGACATAATGTTGAAGTAGTGAAATGTGTGGCTACTAGCGCAATACGCTCTGCAAATAATGGTGACCTAGTAATAAAGTCATTAACAAAAACACTAGGTCATGAAATAAAAGTGATCTCAGGTGTAACTGAAGCTGAATTAATTTTTCGTGGTATTTCTGCTGTTTCATCACTACCAGAAACAAGAGTATTAAATGTAGATATGGGAGGTGGTTCTCTCGAATTAATGGTTGGTCAACGTAATTTTTTAGAGTATGCAACTAGCGAACCATTAGGCGCCAGTCGACTTTCACGCACCCTTAAAGTATGCGACCCACTTAGTAAAGAAGATATAAAAGAGATAGAAAAACAATGCTCTAAATATTTCATAGATTTTAAGAAGCATTTTAGTAAAAGTTCATTTTCTAATATTGTTGTTTCATCTGGTACTTTAAATAATTTAGTAACTATGGCAAGGTCAATGACAGATAGCTATGTACCGGCTACTAACTCTAATGTTTCTGCTTCATCGAGTGAGCTAAAAATAATATGTGATCTTTTGATTTCAAGTAATAAAAAAGATCGTAATAAAATAATAGGTTACGACAACAATAGAGATGAATATATTCAAACAGCTGCAGTAATTTGTAATTACATTTCTACTATGGCCCTAGATGACTCTCCTTGGTACTCATCATCATTCGCTTTAAGAGAGGGTCTTGTTTTAAAAGTTGGTGATGAAATATTTAAAGAAGAATATACATCTCAAAAAGATATTGCAAACGCAACAATTAATACCATTGATAAGAAATTATTAGCATTAGAAAGAACAATAATAGCAAATAACAAAAAATCGAAGGTAAACATATATGAACATGGCCAATATGTGGCCAAGCTCACTTCAATAGTATTTTCTGAACTAAGTGAATTACACACATTGGATAATAACGAACTTGATATTTTGGAATATGCAGCAAGACTACATGACTTAGGTGAAACTATATCTAGAACAAAACATGATGTTCATGGAGCCTATATCCTCTTTAATACTCCCCTTCCAGGATTCTCGCCAAATGAAGCAACAATGTTACGTTCTATAGTTAGATGCCATAGGACAAAGAATCCGAAGACTTCAGATAAATATGTAGGACGCCTAAATGATAAAGATTTAGAAAAAGCGAAATGGCTAATTGCAATATTGCGTATTGCAGATGGTGCTGATGCTGGCAAATCAAATTTAGTCGAAAATATCAAAATATCAATAAAGCCTGATGTTATTTATATCTATCTTTTTTCAAAGTTTGATCTGGAATTGGAAGTATATTCAACACGTAGGAAACGTTTGCTTCTAGAAGAGTTATCTAATAGAGATGTCATTGTATCTCAAAGTGAATATTAA
- a CDS encoding histidinol-phosphatase — MASEKIKYQKEFDFISQLCDEIDKFTLKRFKDRDFSVMTKDDMSPVTEVDRETEIKIRDAILDIFPDDKIEGEEFGKEIHSQSRTWIIDPIDGTKNFLRGVPVWGTLIAFCVDDIPMAGTASAPSLHRRWMGLKNGGAFVNGESISVSKTSKLEDVQASYGDVTGFEKAGYPESLNNLNKFIWRARGMGDFWSHMLVAEGAIDLGLDTHVQPYDVAPLKLIVEEAGGRTTSFDGKDSFREPTFVSTNGLIHDEIIKIIISGK; from the coding sequence ATGGCTAGCGAGAAAATCAAATATCAAAAAGAATTCGATTTCATATCCCAACTATGTGATGAAATAGATAAATTTACACTAAAGAGATTTAAAGATAGAGATTTTTCTGTAATGACAAAAGATGATATGTCGCCAGTGACGGAAGTCGATCGTGAAACTGAAATTAAGATTCGTGATGCAATCCTTGACATTTTTCCAGATGATAAAATAGAGGGTGAAGAATTTGGCAAAGAGATTCATTCTCAGTCGCGTACATGGATTATTGACCCGATTGATGGAACTAAAAATTTTTTGAGAGGTGTACCGGTCTGGGGAACATTGATTGCTTTTTGCGTCGATGATATTCCAATGGCTGGAACCGCATCTGCTCCCAGTCTTCATAGAAGATGGATGGGTTTAAAAAATGGTGGAGCCTTTGTTAATGGAGAAAGTATATCGGTAAGTAAAACATCTAAACTCGAAGATGTACAAGCTAGTTATGGCGATGTTACAGGGTTCGAAAAAGCTGGTTATCCAGAATCTCTAAATAATCTTAATAAATTCATATGGCGGGCAAGAGGTATGGGAGATTTTTGGTCGCATATGTTAGTGGCAGAAGGTGCCATAGATTTAGGATTGGACACTCATGTACAGCCTTATGATGTTGCACCTTTAAAATTAATTGTTGAAGAAGCAGGCGGACGTACAACTTCATTTGATGGTAAAGATTCTTTTAGAGAACCAACATTCGTTTCAACAAACGGCTTAATTCATGATGAAATAATAAAAATAATTATTTCTGGTAAGTAG
- a CDS encoding FMN-binding glutamate synthase family protein yields MEFNYILIGILVFLLIIAIYDLIQNKHTVTRNFPIIGHLRFLLEKVGPEIRQYLITDNDSERPFSRDQRRMIYSTAKKQNTNFGFGTDQDLDNTSNYIIIKQSTFPFIPDKDSATGVGPDWNLPSKKIIGEYRNREKKFRPNSIFNISGMSYGALGPSAVTALNKGAKIAGVMQSTGEGSISPYHQNGGDLIWQIGTGYFGARNLDGTFSEEKFLETVGKNPTIKAIEIKLSQGAKAGLGGILPASKITKEIAEIRGIKMGQDCHSPARHSAFSNADEMLDFVERISSLTGLPVGIKSAVGDISFFQELAFKMSQDPSRGIDFLTIDGGEGGTGAGPLTFTDHVSLPFMIGFPRVYNIFEENDLIKDLTFIGSGRLGLPSRAVRAFTLGVDMINVARESMLSIGCIQALRCHTGHCPTGVATSNHWLNRGLNIDRSALRCANYLIEMRQQLATLSHACGLAHPGEFTDKDIEIINAQQNSANRTE; encoded by the coding sequence ATGGAATTTAATTATATACTTATAGGCATTTTAGTATTTTTATTAATTATAGCTATTTATGATCTAATTCAAAATAAACATACAGTCACACGCAACTTCCCCATTATTGGCCATTTAAGATTTCTCCTTGAAAAAGTTGGTCCAGAAATCAGACAATACCTAATCACTGATAATGATTCAGAAAGACCTTTTTCAAGAGATCAGCGTAGGATGATTTACTCAACAGCCAAGAAACAAAATACCAACTTTGGCTTTGGTACAGATCAAGATTTAGACAATACATCAAATTATATAATAATCAAACAATCAACATTCCCATTTATACCAGACAAAGATAGCGCTACAGGTGTTGGGCCAGATTGGAATTTACCATCTAAAAAAATTATTGGTGAATATAGAAATCGCGAAAAGAAATTTAGACCAAATTCTATATTCAATATTTCAGGAATGAGCTATGGCGCACTTGGTCCTTCAGCAGTCACCGCATTAAATAAAGGTGCAAAAATAGCTGGAGTTATGCAGTCGACTGGTGAAGGATCTATTAGCCCATATCATCAAAATGGAGGTGATTTAATTTGGCAAATTGGAACAGGATATTTTGGTGCTAGAAATCTTGACGGTACTTTTAGTGAAGAAAAATTTTTAGAAACTGTTGGAAAAAATCCTACGATAAAAGCAATTGAAATAAAATTAAGCCAAGGCGCTAAAGCAGGTTTAGGCGGTATATTACCTGCATCTAAAATCACTAAAGAAATAGCGGAAATACGCGGTATCAAAATGGGGCAGGATTGCCATTCACCAGCGAGACATAGTGCATTTTCAAATGCTGACGAAATGCTAGATTTCGTTGAAAGAATTAGTTCCTTAACTGGTTTACCTGTTGGTATTAAATCTGCTGTTGGCGATATATCATTTTTTCAAGAATTAGCATTTAAAATGTCCCAAGATCCAAGTAGAGGAATTGACTTTTTGACCATAGATGGTGGAGAAGGTGGAACAGGTGCAGGCCCGTTAACCTTTACAGATCATGTTTCATTACCATTTATGATAGGTTTTCCAAGGGTTTATAATATTTTTGAAGAGAATGATTTAATAAAAGACTTAACATTTATTGGTTCTGGTCGACTTGGATTACCCAGCCGTGCAGTTAGAGCCTTTACTTTAGGTGTCGACATGATTAATGTTGCACGTGAATCTATGCTTTCGATAGGTTGCATTCAAGCACTTAGATGCCATACTGGCCATTGCCCAACGGGAGTTGCCACATCTAATCATTGGCTGAATAGAGGACTGAACATTGATCGTAGTGCACTTAGGTGTGCTAATTATCTCATAGAGATGAGACAACAACTTGCTACGCTTTCTCACGCATGCGGTTTAGCTCATCCTGGTGAATTCACAGATAAAGACATCGAAATCATTAACGCACAACAAAATAGTGCAAATAGGACAGAATAA
- a CDS encoding Fe-S oxidoreductase: MTTSLYDPLDDLYFDKADLKKELDQTFHQCADCRLCIKYCYSFKSLFQMVDEIHEGDSSAITQKENDRIVNECFQCKLCYTNCPYNPETDTEWNIDFPRLMLRALSIMNQDGKTTRSAKLLAKTDMQGKLVTKVAPIFNKTNEIKPVRVIIEKATGISKERLLPTFTFTKFSSWFKKRTSNITNKRDVKVALFPTCLVEYQNPDIGKAVVGVYEKNGIECTLPKGQVCCGMPHLDAGDTKSFTKNAKKNVEILSKAIDEGYDIVVPQPTCGYVLKKDYIDYLGSKDAQKVADNTYDVSEYLMKQHKISPLNKDFDGQTFDTITWHQPCHYGAQNMGPQSSLLMKLTGAKVEMTTRCSAIDGTWGLRKENVSMARKIAKPLMDFVNKKESNLVAGDCNLANTAIEEGTGRLPVHPIQVLNAAYGNEMFNGEVKATKKREEE; this comes from the coding sequence ATGACAACTTCATTATATGATCCACTAGATGATCTATATTTCGATAAAGCAGACTTAAAAAAAGAATTAGATCAAACATTTCATCAATGTGCCGACTGTCGACTTTGCATTAAATATTGTTATAGCTTCAAATCATTATTTCAAATGGTAGATGAAATTCATGAAGGTGATTCATCAGCTATAACTCAAAAAGAGAATGACCGAATAGTCAATGAATGCTTCCAATGTAAACTTTGCTACACGAATTGTCCTTATAATCCAGAAACCGATACAGAATGGAATATAGATTTTCCTCGTTTAATGTTACGTGCATTATCTATAATGAATCAAGACGGTAAAACAACGCGTTCCGCAAAACTTCTTGCTAAGACAGATATGCAAGGAAAACTAGTAACAAAAGTTGCACCTATCTTTAATAAAACAAATGAGATAAAACCAGTGCGAGTTATCATAGAAAAAGCAACGGGTATTTCCAAAGAAAGACTTTTACCTACATTTACATTTACTAAATTTTCTAGTTGGTTTAAAAAACGTACAAGCAATATTACTAATAAGCGTGATGTGAAAGTTGCTTTATTTCCAACGTGTTTAGTTGAATATCAAAACCCTGATATAGGTAAAGCCGTTGTTGGTGTATACGAAAAAAATGGGATTGAATGTACATTGCCAAAAGGTCAGGTATGTTGTGGGATGCCACATCTTGATGCAGGAGATACAAAAAGTTTTACAAAAAATGCAAAAAAGAATGTTGAGATATTATCAAAAGCAATCGATGAAGGATACGATATTGTTGTTCCTCAACCAACTTGTGGTTACGTTTTGAAAAAAGATTACATCGACTATCTAGGTTCAAAAGATGCTCAAAAAGTGGCGGATAATACTTATGATGTAAGTGAATATTTGATGAAGCAACATAAAATCAGTCCATTAAATAAGGATTTTGATGGTCAAACATTTGACACAATCACATGGCACCAACCATGTCACTATGGAGCACAAAATATGGGCCCGCAATCGTCATTATTGATGAAACTTACTGGCGCAAAAGTGGAAATGACGACGCGTTGCTCTGCAATAGATGGCACGTGGGGTCTAAGAAAAGAAAATGTCTCTATGGCTAGAAAAATAGCAAAACCACTTATGGATTTTGTCAATAAAAAAGAATCAAACTTAGTTGCAGGAGATTGCAATTTAGCAAATACTGCAATTGAGGAAGGTACAGGTCGTTTGCCCGTACATCCCATACAAGTGCTTAATGCGGCTTATGGAAATGAAATGTTTAACGGAGAAGTGAAAGCTACAAAAAAAAGAGAAGAAGAATGA